In Gracilimonas sp., a single window of DNA contains:
- a CDS encoding MerC domain-containing protein translates to MSIKNEQDKGFWDRMGIGLSGLCAIHCLLVPVFVSLIPLWPALEEFHEYTHLVFFLAIAPAVILSIKNRKDLKSVSGYLYIGLGIIFLAWIFNNQLGEYGEAGVTLIGSTLLIRGHWLNYKSKMGFS, encoded by the coding sequence ATGAGCATCAAAAACGAGCAAGACAAAGGGTTTTGGGACAGGATGGGCATAGGCCTGTCCGGTTTATGTGCTATTCATTGTCTGTTGGTACCGGTATTTGTATCCTTAATCCCTTTATGGCCTGCCTTAGAAGAATTTCATGAATACACCCATTTGGTTTTTTTTCTGGCTATTGCTCCGGCCGTAATTTTGTCCATAAAAAATAGAAAAGACCTGAAATCGGTTTCCGGCTACTTATATATTGGGTTGGGTATTATTTTCCTGGCTTGGATTTTCAACAATCAACTGGGTGAATATGGAGAGGCTGGGGTAACTTTAATCGGCAGTACTTTGCTTATTCGCGGACACTGGCTGAACTACAAATCAAAAATGGGATTTAGCTAA
- a CDS encoding FAD-dependent oxidoreductase codes for MAKRKTVCIIGCGVSGLSTAHLLQERGWDVTLYSKDKPRETILKPDFCSLFPAASIIPHSIYYDALHEIFMQSRQYFNHLFEQRFPGLKVHEHFELFADKRSFPQYASMMNNFQSLDDFRSGFHPFHPDITIQSGWKFECFFADWTLYFPALIERVLANGAKLHIEDLSPGNLLQLPFEYIINCSELGSMKLFQDDDNLIQRGHILNVIDAPLLLNPEGKTVSYNFSPGADVYQSEAGNQQDVYCYPRSNGWVLGGSRQQGELDWSGNWTGEVNIEPVSEINGMKVPSQILELNSKIIQNTFGINPGNYSNIKSKLGYRYIRKTKDGLRLETEEINDKLIIHNYGHGGAGVTLSWGCALKAADLLEEAF; via the coding sequence ATGGCAAAAAGAAAAACGGTATGTATCATCGGTTGCGGCGTAAGTGGTTTATCTACCGCTCACCTCTTGCAGGAACGAGGCTGGGATGTAACCCTGTATTCCAAAGACAAACCCCGGGAAACTATATTAAAACCGGATTTCTGCAGCCTGTTTCCTGCTGCATCAATAATACCTCATTCTATTTATTATGATGCGCTGCATGAAATTTTTATGCAAAGCAGACAATACTTTAACCACCTTTTTGAGCAAAGATTCCCCGGGCTAAAAGTGCATGAACATTTCGAGCTCTTTGCTGACAAACGGTCTTTTCCTCAATATGCATCAATGATGAATAACTTTCAGTCTTTAGATGATTTTAGATCCGGGTTTCATCCATTTCACCCTGATATAACTATTCAAAGCGGGTGGAAATTTGAGTGCTTCTTTGCGGACTGGACCCTGTATTTTCCGGCGTTAATTGAACGGGTACTTGCAAATGGAGCCAAACTTCATATTGAGGATTTATCCCCAGGTAACTTACTTCAATTACCCTTTGAATATATTATCAATTGTTCTGAATTGGGCTCCATGAAGCTTTTTCAGGATGATGATAACCTCATTCAGCGAGGGCATATTTTGAATGTTATTGATGCTCCCCTGCTTTTAAATCCTGAGGGTAAAACCGTTTCCTATAATTTCTCTCCGGGAGCTGATGTTTATCAAAGCGAGGCTGGAAATCAGCAAGATGTCTACTGTTACCCGCGAAGCAATGGCTGGGTTTTGGGAGGCAGCCGGCAACAGGGTGAACTGGATTGGTCAGGAAACTGGACTGGTGAAGTGAATATTGAACCCGTTTCTGAAATTAATGGGATGAAAGTTCCTTCCCAAATCCTTGAACTCAATTCTAAGATTATTCAAAATACATTCGGAATAAACCCAGGTAATTACTCTAATATAAAATCCAAACTGGGTTACCGTTATATCCGAAAAACTAAAGATGGATTACGGCTTGAAACTGAAGAGATCAATGATAAACTGATTATACATAATTATGGCCACGGTGGAGCTGGTGTAACACTTAGCTGGGGTTGCGCCTTAAAAGCAGCCGATCTCCTGGAAGAGGCTTTTTAG
- a CDS encoding response regulator, which yields MKVLIVEDDMIISLVVENMINKLGHNLVGKAASGDEAIELAKEHKPDIILMDIRLKGEMDGIEAVIEIKKHIETAVIYLTGNSDKVNYDRAKATECVDLISKPFTIGELTRSLDLVS from the coding sequence ATGAAAGTACTTATAGTTGAAGACGACATGATTATTTCATTAGTCGTCGAAAATATGATAAATAAATTAGGACATAATTTAGTTGGTAAGGCAGCTTCCGGGGATGAAGCCATTGAGCTGGCAAAAGAACATAAGCCCGATATTATCCTGATGGATATCCGTTTAAAAGGGGAAATGGATGGGATTGAAGCCGTAATTGAGATCAAAAAACATATCGAAACAGCTGTGATTTATTTGACCGGAAACTCAGATAAAGTGAATTACGATCGAGCTAAGGCTACCGAATGTGTTGATTTGATTTCTAAGCCTTTTACCATTGGAGAACTTACCCGATCCTTAGATTTGGTTTCCTAA
- a CDS encoding outer membrane beta-barrel protein, whose protein sequence is MRKLITFISVIAITALFSQANAQQYMIENASGIGPKVGFYKAPDAEDGTMFIGLQSRTKGKYVGAEFSLEYRGEQGYTTSGGSELTVRQVPVTGSLLLFAPLAENFAPYGLAGLGAYYTFYDYDGGFVNPGDDAEIKIGYHLGFGADVAFSESAAFNIDYRYLFLDGSEDLSDKEFSGNVISAGLTFYF, encoded by the coding sequence ATGAGAAAATTAATCACTTTTATATCTGTAATAGCCATCACGGCACTTTTCAGCCAGGCAAATGCCCAGCAATATATGATTGAAAATGCTTCGGGTATTGGGCCCAAAGTGGGTTTCTATAAAGCTCCTGACGCTGAGGATGGAACCATGTTTATCGGCCTTCAATCTCGAACCAAAGGAAAATATGTTGGGGCTGAATTCAGTCTGGAATACCGTGGTGAGCAGGGCTACACTACTTCCGGTGGAAGTGAACTAACTGTAAGGCAAGTTCCGGTAACCGGTTCACTGCTGCTCTTTGCGCCGCTCGCAGAAAATTTTGCTCCCTATGGACTGGCCGGCTTAGGTGCCTACTATACTTTTTATGACTACGACGGTGGCTTTGTAAATCCCGGCGACGACGCTGAAATAAAAATTGGATATCATTTAGGATTTGGGGCCGATGTAGCTTTTTCTGAGTCGGCTGCATTCAATATCGATTACCGTTATTTATTTCTTGACGGCAGCGAAGACCTTTCGGATAAGGAATTCAGCGGGAATGTAATTTCTGCCGGACTCACGTTTTATTTCTAA
- a CDS encoding FAD-binding oxidoreductase has product MAEITLPEVELNIYSPKDPTEITVVENYICTKESSPNFVRHVTFDVSGTDLEGRVRIGQSIGILPPGENERGRPHKLRLYSISSPTKGEGGKPHLVSTTVKRTIEELDGKLYTGVCSNYLADLKPGDKVTVTGPSGKRFLLPENEKDFNYVFFATGTGIAPFRGMIMELLESDYKGKVVLVFGAAYRTDLIYSDFFMEMEKKHDNFRYIAKISREDRRPDGSKYYVQTAIEDEEEILDPLFSQENTLIYICGIKGMEAGIYKSLAKKGYPEYLLLKGDYMDVDPDEWDWEDMRRNVKPGSRTFEEVY; this is encoded by the coding sequence ATGGCGGAAATAACTCTTCCTGAAGTTGAGCTAAACATCTACTCACCTAAAGACCCAACGGAAATAACAGTAGTTGAAAATTATATTTGTACAAAAGAAAGCAGTCCGAATTTTGTCCGGCACGTAACTTTTGATGTATCAGGAACGGATTTAGAAGGAAGAGTTCGAATCGGGCAGTCGATAGGTATTCTGCCTCCGGGAGAAAATGAAAGGGGCAGGCCGCATAAACTCAGATTGTATTCCATATCATCGCCAACAAAGGGGGAAGGGGGAAAGCCTCATCTGGTTTCCACTACGGTCAAAAGGACCATCGAAGAACTAGACGGGAAATTATATACTGGGGTATGCTCAAATTATTTGGCAGATTTAAAACCCGGAGATAAAGTGACGGTTACCGGTCCAAGTGGAAAACGGTTTCTGCTTCCTGAAAATGAAAAAGATTTTAATTATGTGTTTTTTGCTACAGGGACAGGAATAGCTCCGTTTCGAGGTATGATTATGGAGTTGCTGGAGTCTGATTATAAAGGAAAGGTGGTTTTGGTTTTTGGCGCAGCCTATCGTACCGATCTTATCTATTCAGATTTTTTTATGGAGATGGAAAAAAAGCATGATAATTTTCGTTATATCGCTAAAATATCCCGTGAAGATCGCCGTCCGGATGGCAGTAAGTATTATGTGCAAACGGCTATAGAAGATGAAGAGGAAATTTTAGACCCGCTTTTCAGTCAGGAAAATACATTGATCTATATCTGTGGTATCAAGGGAATGGAAGCCGGGATCTATAAAAGTCTTGCCAAAAAAGGATATCCTGAGTACCTGCTGCTAAAAGGAGATTATATGGATGTGGATCCTGATGAATGGGACTGGGAAGACATGCGCCGCAATGTAAAACCCGGCTCCCGGACCTTCGAAGAAGTATACTGA
- a CDS encoding DUF502 domain-containing protein, with product MKTILNYFFRGMLIILPVTATIYLIYSVLIWMNDLFNNLLFSWFKYEIPGLGIITGFVLITLFGFMMTRTFAKPIVFLFEKLMTKTPFVNIVYSSLKDLTEAFVGDKKKFTKPVYVEFSEPAGMKRFGFITEESLEHYGLKEEVAVYCPHSYNFSGNLYIVPRDKITPIKTDTTNFMRFIVSGGVTKIHS from the coding sequence ATGAAGACGATTCTGAACTACTTTTTTCGAGGAATGCTGATCATCTTACCGGTAACAGCTACCATTTACCTGATTTATTCGGTCCTCATTTGGATGAATGATCTTTTCAACAACTTACTATTTAGCTGGTTTAAGTATGAAATTCCCGGATTGGGCATTATTACAGGGTTTGTATTAATAACCCTTTTTGGTTTTATGATGACCCGAACCTTTGCCAAACCTATCGTTTTTCTTTTTGAGAAATTGATGACTAAAACACCCTTCGTCAATATTGTCTATTCGTCTTTGAAAGATTTGACAGAGGCGTTTGTGGGAGATAAAAAAAAATTCACCAAACCGGTTTACGTTGAATTCAGTGAACCGGCAGGCATGAAGCGTTTTGGATTTATCACGGAAGAGTCGCTGGAGCATTACGGACTTAAAGAAGAAGTAGCCGTTTATTGCCCCCATTCCTACAACTTCTCAGGAAACCTGTATATCGTTCCGCGCGACAAAATAACGCCAATAAAAACAGATACGACTAACTTTATGCGGTTTATTGTATCAGGCGGAGTTACTAAAATTCATTCCTGA
- a CDS encoding Gfo/Idh/MocA family oxidoreductase, with the protein MKNDKKKSSSITRKSFIKKSALASSFFFVPRHVLGGVGYTAPSDQLNIAAIGAGGKGFSDIRNASVNGRERVAALCDVDFSGSAQRAVEAFPEAKRYSDYREMLEAEPDLDAVTISTPDHNHAPAAKYAMERGIHVYVQKPMTHNIREARLLTQMAREQKIVTQMGNQGASNPLLNMVQDWIDTEVLGNISEVKVWTNRPVWPQGFAMPEPDPSQKPDALDWNLWLGPAEYRPYTPNLHPFNWRGWWDYGTGALGDVGCHLIDIPYRTLGLTYPTDAECSVGTIYTQMWTPDYHPEGCPASSFITMNYEATDKTKSPIKMTWSDGGIKPSRPEIIPADHDMGGPNSANGVLIIGENGVISTNINDSSPIMPKLYLNDGTTEFGPETEENEEPEYGHHRKWIDACKAGFDSKEHRALTSSFDYAGPMTETVLMGNLAIRSYLLRRENSEGRMEYYGRKKLLWDGKNMEITNLKEANQFVGRTYRKGWEV; encoded by the coding sequence ATGAAGAATGACAAAAAAAAATCCTCGTCTATAACCCGCAAATCCTTTATTAAGAAAAGTGCTCTTGCCTCTTCTTTCTTCTTTGTACCCCGGCATGTACTCGGAGGGGTTGGCTATACCGCACCCAGCGATCAGTTGAATATTGCCGCTATTGGGGCAGGTGGAAAAGGATTCAGCGATATTCGAAATGCTTCCGTAAACGGAAGAGAGCGAGTAGCTGCTTTATGTGATGTGGATTTTTCCGGGTCGGCACAACGTGCTGTTGAAGCATTCCCGGAAGCAAAAAGATACAGCGACTATCGAGAAATGCTGGAGGCCGAGCCCGATCTGGATGCTGTAACCATTTCAACTCCGGATCATAACCATGCCCCTGCCGCTAAATATGCCATGGAACGTGGAATTCATGTGTATGTCCAAAAGCCAATGACGCACAATATCAGAGAAGCACGCCTCTTAACGCAAATGGCTCGGGAACAGAAAATAGTGACCCAAATGGGAAATCAAGGAGCCTCAAACCCGTTACTCAATATGGTGCAGGATTGGATCGATACGGAAGTCTTGGGAAATATATCAGAAGTAAAAGTTTGGACGAACCGACCCGTTTGGCCTCAGGGATTTGCCATGCCGGAACCCGATCCAAGTCAGAAACCTGACGCCTTAGACTGGAATCTGTGGCTGGGCCCTGCCGAATACAGACCTTACACCCCCAATTTACATCCTTTCAACTGGAGAGGATGGTGGGACTACGGAACCGGAGCTTTGGGAGATGTGGGATGCCACCTGATCGATATTCCATATCGAACACTGGGCCTCACCTATCCCACCGATGCGGAATGCAGTGTGGGTACTATTTACACACAGATGTGGACTCCAGATTATCATCCCGAGGGCTGCCCCGCTTCCTCATTCATTACCATGAACTATGAAGCAACTGATAAAACAAAATCACCTATTAAAATGACCTGGAGTGATGGAGGTATCAAACCGTCCCGTCCCGAGATTATACCCGCCGATCATGATATGGGCGGCCCGAACAGTGCAAACGGTGTTTTAATCATCGGAGAAAATGGTGTTATATCAACCAATATCAATGACAGCTCACCCATTATGCCAAAACTGTACCTGAATGATGGTACCACAGAATTTGGCCCTGAAACGGAAGAAAATGAAGAACCCGAATACGGGCATCACAGAAAATGGATTGATGCCTGTAAAGCCGGTTTTGACAGTAAAGAACACCGGGCTTTAACCTCATCATTTGATTATGCCGGGCCAATGACCGAAACCGTGCTGATGGGAAATCTTGCTATCCGAAGCTACTTATTGAGAAGAGAAAATAGCGAGGGGCGGATGGAATACTATGGCCGTAAAAAACTACTTTGGGATGGTAAAAATATGGAGATCACAAATCTCAAAGAAGCCAATCAGTTTGTTGGGCGTACTTATCGAAAAGGCTGGGAAGTCTGA
- the alaS gene encoding alanine--tRNA ligase yields MSHKTSAQIRQEFFDFFAEKDHAIVDSAPVIPKNDPTLLFTNAGMNQFKSIFLGEEDALKHDGKLWKRAADTQKCIRVSGKHNDLEEVGHDTYHHTLFEMLGNWSFGDYFKKEAIGWAWELLVDKWGLDPDRLYATVFEGDEADGLPVDDEAIELWKSETSISHDHILKCSKKDNFWEMGETGPCGPCSEVHIDLRSDEERKEKPGRDLVNMDDPRVMEIWNLVFIQFNRKQDASLEKLPAQHVDTGMGFERVCAVLQEKTSNYDTDVFTPLLNEIADMAGLKYGEEEEKDIAMRVIADHIRAVTFSIADGASPGNDGRGYVIRRILRRAIRYGWDVLDFKEPFFYKLVDVLAGQFKDVFPEIKAQKEYIVNVIRSEEKSFLKTLGQGIELFNEMVEGKKKLSGEDAFKLHDTYGFPIDLTELMAREQGVEVDVDGFNKHMKEQKDRARAAGKFSVDQSDSNKWNVIKESDDFEFVGYDDAEAEVEILAYRKEGERFALQLSQTPFYAESGGQVADTGLITNGDEYIKVVDVQKNNGQFIHYADKLPEDLSGTWTASIDLDRRIEIQKHHSATHLVHAALRGILGDHVAQKGSLVDEYHLRFDFSHYEAMTDEQLDEVEQLVNEKIQENIPLQEERDVPIDEAKERGAMMLFGEKYGESVRVITFDEDYSVELCGGTHVGATGEIGYFRFTQETSVAAGIRRIEAVCGTQADKLLRDEKRLLQQVKGAIGQTQNLAADVLKLVEEKKALEKELEKVQMQNTGAKLDELIQNAGSLDSGIKLVKGEILGADMDALKQLGYDGLQKTKENTAIVLGSKDEEEGKVYLMVALTDDLIKEKGLKAGALVGQLGRLVGGGGGGQPNLATAGGRQPGKLPEALEKVNELIEEFIA; encoded by the coding sequence ATGTCGCACAAGACTTCCGCCCAGATTCGTCAGGAATTTTTTGATTTCTTTGCTGAAAAAGATCATGCTATTGTTGACAGTGCTCCCGTAATTCCCAAGAATGATCCCACCTTGTTATTTACCAATGCGGGGATGAATCAGTTTAAATCCATTTTTCTTGGGGAAGAGGATGCCCTCAAACACGATGGAAAGCTCTGGAAACGTGCGGCTGATACCCAAAAATGTATTCGCGTTAGCGGTAAGCACAACGACCTGGAAGAAGTAGGCCATGATACCTATCACCATACCTTGTTTGAGATGCTGGGGAACTGGTCGTTTGGGGATTACTTCAAAAAAGAAGCCATTGGCTGGGCATGGGAGTTGCTGGTGGACAAATGGGGACTAGACCCCGACCGGTTATACGCCACCGTATTTGAAGGGGATGAAGCAGACGGACTGCCCGTAGATGACGAAGCCATTGAACTTTGGAAAAGCGAGACGTCAATCTCACACGATCACATACTGAAGTGCAGTAAGAAAGACAATTTCTGGGAGATGGGTGAAACCGGACCGTGCGGACCTTGTTCAGAAGTTCACATTGACCTCCGTTCCGATGAAGAACGCAAAGAGAAACCCGGTCGGGATCTGGTGAATATGGATGATCCCCGTGTGATGGAGATCTGGAACCTGGTATTCATTCAGTTCAACCGAAAGCAAGATGCCAGTCTCGAAAAACTCCCTGCTCAACACGTAGATACCGGAATGGGTTTTGAGCGGGTTTGTGCGGTGCTGCAGGAAAAAACATCTAATTACGACACCGATGTCTTTACCCCGCTGCTAAACGAAATTGCCGATATGGCCGGACTGAAATATGGCGAGGAAGAAGAAAAAGACATCGCAATGCGGGTGATCGCGGATCATATTCGTGCGGTGACATTCTCCATTGCTGATGGAGCTTCTCCCGGAAATGACGGTCGCGGTTATGTGATTCGCAGGATTTTACGTCGTGCTATTCGTTACGGTTGGGATGTGCTGGATTTCAAAGAACCGTTCTTCTACAAGCTGGTAGATGTTTTGGCCGGGCAGTTCAAGGATGTATTCCCGGAGATCAAGGCACAGAAAGAGTATATCGTAAATGTGATTCGCTCCGAAGAAAAGAGTTTCCTGAAGACTTTGGGTCAAGGCATCGAGCTGTTCAACGAGATGGTAGAAGGGAAGAAAAAGCTGTCCGGTGAAGATGCTTTTAAACTCCATGATACCTACGGTTTTCCCATCGACCTAACGGAGTTGATGGCTCGCGAACAAGGGGTTGAAGTGGATGTAGATGGCTTCAACAAACACATGAAAGAGCAAAAAGATCGCGCCCGTGCCGCCGGTAAGTTTTCGGTGGATCAGAGTGATTCAAATAAATGGAATGTGATTAAGGAATCCGATGATTTTGAGTTTGTGGGCTATGATGATGCTGAAGCCGAAGTAGAAATTTTAGCCTATCGAAAAGAAGGCGAGCGATTTGCACTCCAGCTTTCCCAAACCCCGTTTTATGCAGAAAGTGGGGGGCAGGTTGCGGACACCGGGCTCATCACCAATGGCGATGAGTATATCAAAGTAGTGGATGTACAAAAAAATAATGGGCAGTTCATTCACTATGCAGATAAACTTCCCGAAGATCTTTCCGGAACATGGACAGCTTCCATTGATCTGGATAGAAGAATTGAAATTCAAAAACATCATTCCGCTACACATCTGGTTCACGCCGCACTGCGGGGAATTTTGGGAGATCATGTTGCCCAAAAAGGCTCGTTGGTGGATGAATATCACCTGCGTTTCGATTTCTCTCACTATGAAGCCATGACGGACGAACAGCTGGATGAAGTGGAGCAGTTGGTTAACGAGAAGATCCAGGAGAACATCCCACTACAGGAAGAGCGCGACGTTCCGATTGATGAAGCCAAAGAACGCGGTGCTATGATGCTTTTCGGTGAAAAATATGGGGAATCCGTACGCGTAATAACCTTTGATGAAGATTATTCAGTAGAGCTTTGCGGTGGAACTCACGTGGGAGCCACCGGCGAGATCGGTTATTTCCGGTTCACACAGGAAACATCCGTCGCTGCAGGAATTCGCCGGATCGAGGCTGTTTGCGGAACTCAGGCTGACAAACTTCTCCGTGATGAGAAACGACTATTACAACAGGTGAAAGGAGCTATCGGACAAACTCAAAACCTGGCAGCTGATGTACTGAAGCTGGTTGAAGAGAAGAAAGCCCTTGAGAAGGAACTCGAAAAAGTGCAGATGCAAAATACCGGCGCCAAATTGGATGAACTGATTCAAAATGCAGGTTCACTTGATTCGGGCATCAAACTGGTGAAAGGGGAAATTCTCGGCGCTGATATGGATGCATTGAAGCAATTGGGTTATGATGGCCTTCAAAAGACCAAAGAAAATACCGCTATTGTGCTGGGCAGTAAAGATGAGGAAGAAGGAAAAGTGTACCTGATGGTAGCTTTAACTGACGATCTCATAAAGGAAAAAGGACTCAAAGCCGGTGCATTAGTAGGTCAGCTTGGACGATTGGTTGGCGGAGGTGGAGGCGGTCAGCCGAACCTGGCTACAGCCGGCGGACGTCAGCCCGGAAAACTGCCTGAAGCCCTCGAAAAAGTGAATGAATTGATCGAGGAATTTATTGCTTAA
- the pdhA gene encoding pyruvate dehydrogenase (acetyl-transferring) E1 component subunit alpha: MAKKNTDEVNFAPRGIGDEKDGAVQKGVDLPAPTKKKHKSLGLSEDDLKAMYEQMYLQRRFEERAMQQYQKGKFGGFLHLYIGQEAVSTGTVYALNDDDDIITAYRDHGWGLCRGITPNEGMAELFGKKTGCSKGKGGSMHFAKTENHFWGGYGIVGGHIPIGGGLAFANKYNQNGRISATFFGDGAVDQGALHETFNIANLWGLPAIFAVENNGYSMGTAARRHTVNEIVDRAKGYGMKSRVVNGMDVFSVYEAMKEVAEEVRKNSEPYFLEIRTYRYRGHSMSDPQKYRTKEELENYQKNDPIERLKTYLKDNKILKDDGIQEIEEKVEQEVLDAVEFADNSDFPDESELYDDMFAEDEPYFHN, translated from the coding sequence ATGGCTAAAAAGAATACAGACGAAGTAAATTTTGCCCCTCGGGGAATCGGAGATGAAAAAGACGGTGCCGTACAGAAAGGCGTGGATCTTCCGGCTCCCACAAAAAAGAAACATAAATCCCTTGGTTTAAGTGAAGATGATCTCAAAGCCATGTATGAGCAGATGTACCTGCAGCGCCGTTTTGAAGAACGTGCCATGCAGCAGTACCAAAAAGGAAAATTTGGCGGATTCTTACACTTGTATATTGGGCAGGAGGCAGTTTCTACAGGAACCGTTTATGCATTGAATGACGATGATGATATTATCACAGCTTATCGTGACCACGGTTGGGGTTTGTGTCGTGGCATTACACCCAATGAAGGAATGGCAGAGCTATTCGGTAAGAAAACAGGGTGCTCAAAAGGGAAAGGCGGCTCCATGCATTTTGCCAAAACCGAGAATCACTTTTGGGGCGGATACGGAATTGTAGGTGGTCACATTCCTATTGGCGGCGGACTGGCATTTGCGAACAAATACAATCAGAATGGGCGTATCTCAGCCACCTTTTTTGGAGACGGAGCAGTAGATCAGGGAGCCCTTCATGAGACCTTTAATATTGCCAATCTTTGGGGATTACCGGCTATCTTTGCAGTGGAAAACAATGGCTATTCTATGGGTACCGCTGCCCGGCGCCACACGGTAAATGAAATTGTGGACCGTGCCAAGGGATATGGCATGAAGAGCAGAGTGGTTAACGGAATGGATGTATTCTCTGTTTATGAGGCTATGAAAGAAGTAGCTGAAGAGGTTCGCAAGAACTCTGAGCCTTACTTCCTTGAAATCAGAACCTATCGCTATCGTGGTCATTCTATGTCAGACCCTCAGAAATACCGAACTAAAGAGGAGTTGGAAAACTATCAGAAAAATGATCCAATTGAGCGTTTGAAAACTTATTTGAAGGACAATAAGATATTGAAAGACGATGGAATTCAGGAAATAGAAGAGAAGGTAGAGCAGGAAGTACTGGATGCCGTGGAGTTTGCGGATAATTCGGACTTCCCGGATGAGTCGGAACTTTACGATGACATGTTTGCCGAAGACGAACCTTATTTCCACAATTAA
- a CDS encoding pyruvate dehydrogenase complex E1 component subunit beta yields MAELQFREAIREAIDEEMAREEKVFIMGEEVAEYNGAYKATEGLLDKYGYKRVIDTPISELGFAGIGVGAAMNGLRPIVEFMTFNFAVLAADQIINHASKAGYMTGGQISMPIVFRGPNASAGQLGATHSVAYDSMYAHFPGLKVIYTSEPDDAKGLLKSAIRDDNPVLFMESEQMYGMKGEVSEEEDYIIPIGKGKIKREGSDVTVVAHGKMYHVAKQAAAQLEKDGVDVEIIDPRTVKPLDLPLIVESIKKTNRCVVVDEAHPFAGFAAEIGFLIQREAFDYLDAPVQRVTLPDVNAPFAKNLFDAWLPDAKNVIEAVNKVTYRN; encoded by the coding sequence ATGGCTGAATTACAATTTAGAGAAGCAATACGAGAGGCAATTGACGAGGAAATGGCCCGTGAAGAGAAAGTCTTCATCATGGGTGAGGAAGTTGCCGAATATAATGGCGCATACAAAGCCACCGAAGGACTTTTAGACAAATACGGTTATAAACGTGTAATTGATACTCCAATTTCTGAGCTTGGTTTTGCGGGCATTGGAGTAGGGGCCGCGATGAACGGGCTTCGTCCCATTGTGGAATTTATGACCTTCAATTTTGCGGTTTTGGCGGCCGATCAGATCATCAATCACGCTTCCAAGGCAGGCTATATGACCGGCGGACAGATTTCCATGCCGATTGTATTTCGCGGGCCTAATGCCTCTGCAGGTCAGCTGGGAGCAACCCATTCCGTAGCATATGATTCTATGTACGCCCACTTTCCCGGACTGAAAGTGATCTACACTTCTGAGCCGGATGATGCCAAAGGCTTGTTGAAATCTGCCATCCGCGATGACAATCCTGTATTGTTCATGGAATCTGAGCAGATGTACGGAATGAAAGGCGAAGTTTCTGAGGAAGAAGATTATATCATACCGATCGGAAAAGGGAAGATTAAGCGGGAAGGAAGCGATGTTACGGTAGTAGCTCACGGAAAAATGTATCATGTGGCAAAACAAGCCGCTGCCCAACTTGAGAAAGACGGAGTAGATGTGGAAATTATCGATCCGAGAACGGTGAAGCCTTTGGATCTCCCGCTGATTGTGGAATCTATTAAAAAGACCAACCGCTGTGTGGTGGTGGATGAAGCGCATCCGTTTGCAGGATTTGCCGCCGAAATCGGATTTTTGATACAGCGTGAAGCATTTGACTATTTGGATGCCCCGGTTCAGCGTGTTACACTTCCGGATGTAAATGCACCGTTTGCCAAAAACCTGTTTGACGCATGGCTTCCGGATGCTAAAAATGTGATCGAAGCAGTTAACAAGGTTACTTACAGAAATTAA